A region of Centropristis striata isolate RG_2023a ecotype Rhode Island chromosome 17, C.striata_1.0, whole genome shotgun sequence DNA encodes the following proteins:
- the LOC131989813 gene encoding GTPase IMAP family member 9-like, translating to MSGKLPKPELKVPELRIVLVGKTGVGKTSVMNTLLGRPAVTEQSASSQTTECRRETVEFGGQKLVVIDTPGVLNTRKTKEEVKKDIMEYFTYVAPGPHVFLLVLKPERFTKYDEAVVDIIQKIFGEESKKYTIALFTNRDKYEITNEDRKKIRSLDFIARHHCFENTDKNDMEQVPELLKKINAMVEDNNGQHYTSDMLKKAQEAIEKMKKETNPESEHDVTFLNLVVGLGLESIMGKENADLCLKKIDSVFEAIARRL from the exons ATGTCCGGCAAACTTCCTAAACCTG AGCTGAAGGTGCCGGAGTTGAGGATTGTGCTCGTGGGAAAGACTGGAGTTGGGAAGACTTCGGTCATGAACACCCTCCTGGGAAGACCTGCTGTAACTGAGCAGTCTGCTTCCTCACAGACAACAGAGTGCAGGAGAGAAACAGTCGAGTTTGGTGGTCAAAAACTGGTTGTTATCGATACTCCAGGTGTGCTGAACacgagaaaaacaaaagaagaggtGAAGAAAGACATCATGGAATACTTCACATATGTTGCTCCTGGTCCTCACGTGTTCCTGCTTGTGCTGAAGCCAGAGCGTTTCACGAAATACGATGAAGCAGTGGTGGATATCATTCAGAAGATCTTTGGTGAGgagtcaaaaaaatacacaattgcCTTGTTCACCAACAGAGATAAATATGAGATTACCAATGAGGACAGAAAGAAAATCCGCAGCCTGGACTTTATTGCCAGACACCATTGTTTTGAGAACACCGACAAGAACGACATGGAGCAGGTGCCTGAGCTGCTAAAGAAGATTAACGCCATGGTAGAAGACAACAATGGGCAGCATTACACCAGTGACATGTTGAAAAAGGCACAGGAAGCCATCGAGAAGATGAAGAAAGAGACCAACCCCGAATCAGAACAtgatgtgacatttttaaacctagtagtagggttagggttagagtccATAATGGGCAAGGAGAATGCAGATTTATGTCTGAAAAAGATTGATTCTGTGTTTGAGGCCATAGCTCGACGGCTCTAA